The window AGAGGCTCCGAATGAGAAAAACCTATTAAGTCTGTTAAATCATTGTtggtaaataaatgataaagaGTATTTGCATCCAAGCAatctaaagattttttttataaattaaaaagatgGTAAATAGGGAAAAgagagatattttttttaatgatttagaatatatattttttaatcaaagtttaatgtttatttaatactaaaaatatatatttttaaaattttttgaacACACTAAAGAAAATGTAAAGAAACTCAATAAGTGGTTTTCGTTTAATTGAATGGTTTTCTAACTCAGAAAGACAGAAACAAAAATCGGAAGAGAGAGAGCAAAATCGCCGTCGTGTAAGATGAGGAGAACCCACCGATGCGTCCAATCCGAGAGCAGCGAGAGCGGATCCGAATCCGATTCGGACACGTCGATGCGCTGCATATCGTGCCGGGAAGAGTACCTCCCTCGCGACGCAGGCACCTGCAAGGAATGCTACGTAGAGGCGGGAGAGACTGAGGAAGAGCTCAAACGCGAGATCGAAGACCTTAAAGCCAAAGTTACTTTCCTCCGCTTATCATCCTCTCTCGACCACGGTAACAGCTCTTCTTCAAGGTCCTTCACTGATGTTGTTCTCATCGCCTCCGAAGACTCCGCCACTTCACCTCCTGTTCCCGCTCATAAAGCCGTTCTCGTTTGTTCTCTCAACCTTATTTTTTGGGGCAATTAGTTTCTACGATGAATTtgattgttgttttgttttcctACCAAATGTTCAGTTTATGCATATTAGGATGAAATAGAAGAAGTTAATTGTGTTCAGTAATGTATGTTTTAACTTGTTGCTCGAGTTTTACCTAATGGTCTTTCATATGAATACTAACAAAAGGTGAATATTGATGCCAGGTGAGTCGTTCCCCAGTCTTCAGAGCAATGCTTGAGAACGAGATGGAAGAGAGCCGTAGCGGCACAATCAAGATAAGCGACATATCTTACGACACTCTTCGAACGTTCGTCTATTATCTCTACACAGCTGAAGCATGTCTTGATGAGCAAATGGCATGTGATCTTTTGGTCATGTCAGAGAAATACCAAGTCAAACATCTCAAGAGTTACTGTGAGAAGTTTTTGGTAACCAAACTCAATCCGGACAACTCTCTCATGACCTATGCCTTTGCCCACCAGCACAACGCAAAACACGTGCGTGATGCTGCGTTGTTACAGATCATTGAAAACATGGAGAATGTTACCAAAAGAGAGGAATACATGGAGCTTGTGGAAAAGGAGCCTCGTCTTGTCGTTGAAATCTATGAAGCTTATCTCTCGAAACAGGTTAACACAGCTGCTGCAGGAACTAGCACAAGCAAAACATGTTGAAAATGTCCATCTACAAGAAGAAGTTCTAGTTTCCTTTATTATGTATGTTAGGTATAGCATGAGTCAGGTCAGCAGAACACCGCCCTGTGAAGCACTAGAATTTTGATGCATTAAATACTCAAAATTGTTGCAAGAAGCATCTTTATTTCATTTCATCTCTTGTCCCTGTTCCTGGTCTTATTAAGGAAGATGGATCCATGGTTGGGTAGTTTATGCATGATCTTGTCTGCTTATCTTACAGCTCGTAATATCATAACTAAGTATAAAGTATAACATTCTTCCAACGATCTATAGCTCATATAACACAGTACCGAAAGATAGATTCTCTACCAAGATTTCCATCTCCAAGAGTTGTTCGCGAAAAGGGACCTGTGAAACTGCCTTTCTCTCAATATGAGTGTTGCGTTCCAAAGATAGATACTAATCAAAATGTTACCAGCGGTGTCAGATCAACTACCCCAGCCCAGCAACCATAAACAAATCTAAGCCCACACAAGAGAAGGAAGAAAAGGAAATTTAATCGAACACTTGTTAATTAAGTATATTAAATCTTTGTACACCAGTAAAAAAAACCCGTATTCGTtggataattattttttctatgaAAGTTATGTTTCtgtaaagagaaagaaaaaatggaTTTTGAGACTGCTATATATACAAATCTAAAGAATTGTAAATTATTCATTCACATAATCAATTTATAAATCCTAAACGAATATTTGCATCAATCGTTTTTgctcttaaatttttttgattgtTTCGAGTTGATTCGCGTTTGTCCACGCTATCAGAGCTTTAGGTTGTCAAAACCTATTGTAAGTTTTACTTTGGACCAACATGTTATTATTAAATCTATGACAATATTAATACACTTGTCTTTTCCAAGAGAATGTTAAACATATTTAGGAACCATGAGGAGTACACTGCTCGAAAGGAAGAGTCTTCGGTAGAGATGATCTTGCATGGAATATGACCGCTGGAAGTGATTTGCTTGGCcataaaagaaaaactttagTCTTCTTGAACCTGAACTGTTTTAAGGGATATATAAGTTTCCTGGGAATCTTCTTGATGGTTTGATATATACTGATATCATGCACAATTAGTTTAGGAAGAAGCTGTTGAATATTAATATCAGTTGTCCATATAAGGCATCTTGAATTACAAGAGGATTCTCTTAATCCTGATCTAGACGCTGGCACATGTTACGACATCTAGGATGGCTTCTAGATGATATTCAGACTCTCCTCGCTTCCATAAATAAGTTTCGGTTCAATAAACTTGAAGAGTTTGAAGACTTTCGGTAAATAATGTCGGTTTGTCCCATTTTAGTAAATCAGATGGATCTTCTTGTTTGATCAGGCTCGGGGTTTGGTTCCTCGTTTTCTGGATTCTTAAGAAGCTCTCTTGGATGAGACAAGTGTCTTTTTGAAGCCACTCATGGACGGGTGCTGAGAAAATGGTTCAACTTGtaaaatctatattttcttcGTCCATGAATCCTTTTTGGCAATTCTACTTCCTATGGTTGCATTGATGAGTTTGCTGTTTCTGGCAAGTGGTTTCATGGCAAAGTTTCATCTAGTTGTTGACATATGTACTTTGTACTGAACATATGTCGCTAGACGCTAGTAGCTCATAAGTGGCTGGTGTAGCAATTTGGTGAGAGGCTCTGGTCGAGTTATAGTTTTGATAATCAAGTAGTAGTAACCTAAGCAGACTTAAACCAGTATGTTCAAAGTTAGATTTTTGCTGGAAACAAAGTTGTTCCTACTGTCTGAAGTTGAATTTGGATTTTAGCCCATACAATTTATCTTATAGTTCAGTAACAGACGATTTAGTTTCTGACATTAGTTGGAAAGCATTTAAAACTCGGATTTGGCAATGTGATACCCAATTTACTATACAGAGCTAAGTGCATTCCTCCCATAAATTATCAAATTAGCCAAACATATAAAATAGGGAATTCGTCATTTTCATGCAAAATATCTTTTCCTCAAATATCATAATATCTCGGTAAGAGAGTTCATAGGATGTCTTAGGCTGCAACTAGATgcacatattttaaaatagaattgtATGGAATGGGTCATTCATGAAGATTCTATAAAAATGTTACCATTTGagatgaattaaaaataaaatgcaaAGAATGAAATGAAATGGAATATGTGGAATGCAATGTAGTTAAAAAACATTCAGCAACAAAAAGTTTCGTGAATGTAaggaatgaaaaataaaataagaattttattggtttaaaataaaataaaataaaataaaaacattcagcaacaaaatcaaatttgtaatcGTTCTCTTTTGTTGGTTTAAATGTGCTCTgcccatatatatttttaaatccgATAGTTAAGAAAATGAAAGTACTAAAGACGCAAACAACTAGGGATACTTTCAAATGAAAGCAATCACATGAAAGTATGAAACGTTTCTTTAAAATCAAAGGTCGAGGGAACAAACAGCACAActcagtcttcaaatcttgaacccAGAACCTCTAAAAGCTCAAAGCTTTTATTTTTGGTCATATGTTTCAAACATCAAATCATCAATCTTGCATTTACCGCCTTCTGTTCCCACCACCTCTGCTTCGGTGTCGGGGGTTGTTCATCCAGTGATTGCGAAGTCCCCTACTCGTGATGGCTGTAGCAGAACGTTGTTGAAAACGGCTTATGCCAAATGCTCCTAGCGATCCCAGATCCAAGAACCCATCTTCCAGAGAATCATCAGAGTGaaggtcatcatcatcataatcatcatTGTAAGGCTCAATAACATAGTCTCCAAAAACCATAGCTCCGGGTGTTGACGACATCAGTGTGCTAATTACATCACTCCTCTCCCTCTCAACTTCAAGCTTCTTCCATTTCTCCTCCATCACAGGATCAATGGCTCTTGGTTTAGCTCTCGGGTGAACCTCCTTAACATGTTTCTTGAGCTGTCTATAGCTTCCGGAAAACAAACAGCTGTCTTTCATGCATGTCCTTTTCTTCGAATTCATAAACTTTCGCGCATCTTTCACCACAGTCCAGCCTTTCACCTGGCCCCGACAAAGCGGGCACAGCAGCTCTGCAGGTTTACCGCTCTTCTCATCCTTGGCATAGGCGTTTTTGTACTGCTCTAGACAGTTTGAGAACCGGTTTCCAGTGGCACACATGTAAGGACGGCAACCTTTGTGGTAAGAGGAGCAGAGGAGGACAACCGAGTGGTGAGGGATCTCAAGACAGACGGGGCATGTTACACCCTTCCAAGCTTTCCCTTTCAGTGCCTTCTTCTTATGTGGCTTTTCCTGGTTTTCTTTGCTTATAGCCTTTTTAATATTCTTGAGAGCGTGTGGTCTTTCCCCAGATCGATAGTGGAGACCATCTGCATTAACTCTCCCCATCTGCCGAAcaacataaaatattaatacacTTCACAAAACTCTTCCAAAGCAAAGCAATCAACAATTACAATAGTACAGTTTGTTTCAAAGATACCAACAATACTAAAAGGAAAGAACACAATCTAAGAGGATATGATGATCAAATACCAAAACAAGGCAAGTATTGTTATGTTTCAAGAATGCAAAGGAGAGAGACTATCCTACAACCTCATAGTTCTATATGAATATTTAGATAAGGTGAAGTATCCTTACCTTTTCCTACAAACCATCCTACCAAAAAACCCACCCCATCTGATAATGCCAGCAGAGCTTTATCGGCGGGAGAAAAACCCACAACTTTCGAGGTTCTCACCGACAGCATTGGGCTCAGAATGCAAAACAAGTATCAGAGTTATATGAAACACAGAGCGAATGCAGAAAGTCAAAAGGACGAATAAAGAGAATACCCTAAAACTCAGAGCAAAGATCGAGCGAAAGCATAAGAGATCAAATAGCTTAGAGATCGAGAGCATACCTCAGACGATCGGGAACGACGGATTCCGGTGGAAGAAGGGTTGCTTGGTTTACTGGGGATTGCGGAGGAGACGCCCTAAGCGGCGGTCTCAACGTTGGATATAGTTTTTAATCTCACGCCCAGAGATTTCAGTTGTTTGTTTATAAGGCCAAACTCTTTTTGGATTTGTTCTTTGTAGGCCCATTCCTAATTCCTCAGGTCCGGTAGGCCCAATACTTATGGCGGTACACTATTTTATTGAGAAGTATAATAGTAGGATACAACTCGTATTTAACGCaggttatattttattttttttaatacaaaataaCGAAAACAATTCATGTCTACCAAACAATATCGTGTTTATCGGAATAAATGGAAGAATATTTGATTACAAAAAGATGAGAGATATATTGGGTGCTATGCTGAATTCATGGAACTTCtagtgattttgatttgaatCGCTACTTATCCGTAACTCTACGAAGcaaactaaaaattaatatgtgtaaaaaacAAAGCAATCACAATACTTTTAGAAACGAATATTCTACACAatctgttatatatatattcaaaaaattatacataatatttaaatactatattttatgtaaaatttatagttttttatttattaaatttattatataagttattagaattttagaaagtaaatatttttttgtaataaaatatatttgtattttttaaataattttatttgtacGGATCGAATCGATTCTGATAATTAACAGATCGGATTATGAATATTTGATCGGTGCCCTTCTTTGAACCAATTCAGAATAAGAAGGGATATAAAGGGCGGCGGGTAGGAAACGGTGGTTTGAAGAAAAATAGTTAGTCCAATGGGATTGAAGATATAATCGACATGTAAAAATCTGTTTTGGTCTCCGAAAATGTCTGGAGTCAGAATTTCATTGATAAAAAAGTCTATTGACCGCATTCATTCAACAGGCCAAAAATGTAGGATCTAAGTTGAATAATAGACTTCAATAAAATACGTTTTTGACcaaaaatctacaaaaaaacaaaaaaagaccaTACGTGAAGGGGTCATACGATAGTTAGAGAAAAGAACCCAACGGTAAAAGAAATGTGCAGAGATACAAACAGAAGAAAGAACTAGCAAACCCAGATTATACATTACATCACATTACATATGGGATACATACACTATAACTTAACAAAACCTATACACTCAAAACCCCAAAGTTACACTCTAATTTATCCTTTTCCTAGAAGAATATGGCTCTTCAGTTTTAGAATCAAGCCCAACACAACTTAAACAACAAATAACCAATGAATGAGCCAGAATATGTTTCCAAGCAGTTTAGCTCTTGCTGCCCAACTGAACCACAG of the Brassica rapa cultivar Chiifu-401-42 chromosome A03, CAAS_Brap_v3.01, whole genome shotgun sequence genome contains:
- the LOC103858477 gene encoding BTB/POZ domain-containing protein At4g08455, with protein sequence MRRTHRCVQSESSESGSESDSDTSMRCISCREEYLPRDAGTCKECYVEAGETEEELKREIEDLKAKVTFLRLSSSLDHGNSSSSRSFTDVVLIASEDSATSPPVPAHKAVLVSRSPVFRAMLENEMEESRSGTIKISDISYDTLRTFVYYLYTAEACLDEQMACDLLVMSEKYQVKHLKSYCEKFLVTKLNPDNSLMTYAFAHQHNAKHVRDAALLQIIENMENVTKREEYMELVEKEPRLVVEIYEAYLSKQVNTAAAGTSTSKTC
- the LOC103858479 gene encoding uncharacterized protein LOC103858479, which codes for MGRVNADGLHYRSGERPHALKNIKKAISKENQEKPHKKKALKGKAWKGVTCPVCLEIPHHSVVLLCSSYHKGCRPYMCATGNRFSNCLEQYKNAYAKDEKSGKPAELLCPLCRGQVKGWTVVKDARKFMNSKKRTCMKDSCLFSGSYRQLKKHVKEVHPRAKPRAIDPVMEEKWKKLEVERERSDVISTLMSSTPGAMVFGDYVIEPYNDDYDDDDLHSDDSLEDGFLDLGSLGAFGISRFQQRSATAITSRGLRNHWMNNPRHRSRGGGNRRR